The genomic segment aagccctagattagtaatgggaggtgtatgTGAGACCCCCTCATctctaatctgcaagtgaaaaaaagtaaaaacaaactctgaaaaaatcctttatttgaaataaaatacaaaaaaacaccttctttcatcaatttataaaccctcaaaacacccaggtctgacgtaatccacataaggtcccatgGCGATTCCTGCTCTTCTACATCTGAAGTGATAGTAGACGGCCATAGAACATGTCTGCACACTGCAcatgcaggcagagaatgagccgcaatcagcagtcacatcactcaggatATTTACAGTCACAGCtgtaggttcccacggtcctccacctgtgatcgcaggtaaactgacctcaagtTACCTTTGTAAATTCAGTGACCTTACCCCAGATGGCTTGGAATAATGCACCAAAATCAGACCCTCCAGTCTTCATTCAAGGTACACTAATAGCTTGTTGTTACATTGATTTAGCCATAAAACCAGTGCTACGTCCATTTCTCCAAAGTATCCAAAGGACTGTAATGATTTAACACGACTTTGAACGAGGTAAATTAACAACTCTTTAGTCCCCTAAAAAAGATTTGTGCTACCAGTCAAATTTAATCCCATTTAAGTTTTTCAATGTAACATTCCCAGATGTAAATGTTTTTACAGTATTAAACCTTGTTGCACTTTTTTTTACAAGTAAAATCATAGGggaaataattaatatcagcagcTTATTACAATTTAATTTTGATTTTGTTATTGTAACATTGTCAATGATGCCTCTAATACATTGGTAAAATTACTCAAATGATATGAAGTAAATAGAATAAATCCGTTTCGGTGCTTCCGGAGGAtgaatgggatatcagtgcaagtttgtcaTTACTTCAAGAGCAAAGGTTTATTGTTAGGTTTgattaaaaaacggacaattacggacaactcgTTACAGCTAACAAAAGCCATAATCAGGTAGactatacctgatgaaggctttagTTAGCTGAAGcgtgttgtccgtaattgtccattATTTAATCAAACCTTACAATAAACCTCTGCTCTTGAAGTATtgacaaacttgcactgatatcccattcaTCCTCCTGAAGCGCCGAAACGGATTTATTCTATTTACTCCTTTACCCATGTGACAGCACCTTTACAGGACTCCCATTGCTGCCcaaggattcgtgctgcatactggaggatttaAAAAAGAGATGATCCACTACATGGAACACACAAgcaaaaacagaagaaatctgcatggGGAGTGTAAAATTCGTTCGATCATTGCAATCTCAGTTCACATACATCTACACCCCAttgtcttcctctttttctttttatttattcaaaTGATATGAAAGAAGCTCAATAAACATTAAATTAACATCCAAAGTAAAGTGGGGATATGCAAAAAATAATGTCTCCTTATGCACATTAGTGCAATATCTAAGGTTTCAATatctcacagatagaaaatatTTCCAAGATAGACCATATCAGAACAAAATTGAATTCTAAAAATATATTTTGCAAATTTTCTAGAAAATTGTAAACCTTATTATTAAACAGATTTGTATGGTATCCTCCATTTAAGATATAGAAAATGATAACTTTAGAAAACTTTTATGAATTCCCTGATAATTTACTTTTTCGAAATGAACAGCAAACCAATCATCTATCATTTCACAGCAAAGTAAAACAGTAAAAGAAAATATTTTCAGATAAGTAAAAGTTCTCAAAATTGTTACCAAATAAAATGGcgcatcaaaaataaaaaaaaaatacttttcccAAAGTGTCTCTGCGGACACTCAAAGATACAAAGCTCTAACCCCTATGAAGAAAACTGATGAAATCCCTGATTATTTTTGTAAATAACACCAAACCAATCATCTACATTTCACCAGGAAAGTAAAACAGTAAAGGAAAACAATTTCAGATAAGTAAAAGAAATTAGAAATTACCACATAAAATGGCACATcatataaaaataattattttcccAAAATTGTCTATGCGGACAATCAAGGATCAAAAATACAAAGTTTTAACCCCTATGAAGATTACAGTTCTATGAGTTAATCAGATAAGGGATTTCATCTATTTAACTTATGAAAATGAAAATGGGGTGAAGTAATGGAAATTTACTTTTATCAAGAGAGAGTAAAAGCTTCTGTTGACAAATTAAATAATTCCACCCAAACTTCCTCAGGGAAGGCAAATATATCCTCCTGATATATTACAAGCTAATAGTTAAACATTGCAAAAAAGCAAACAATACAAGACCATTCTCTTAAGGCAAGATTAAATACAAAGATATTCTGATGGATTTGTAGTAAGAGTTATCATCATTGTATTGCTGTATTACTAGAAACATGAACTTTGCTGAGAGCAGAATGACGCTGTTAGGGAAGTGTTTGGGCTAGATCTCATCCATCCCATGATACAATAGTTTCTTTACCCTTCCAAACAGTATTTATATGATCCATGTGTGCAGACAACAAGACACGCAGAAGAGAATCCGAGAAGCCACCCATTCATCCAAAATGAAGAGCCTGATTGCTTCACTTTGCTTGATCTCCACTCTTGTTGTCTCAGGTAAGATGAATCCAGtcattacacagtatatacacataggGCACCAAGAAGTGTTGTCAAACTTTATTGCAAAGTTTCTCTATCATTTTAAACAGGTTAAATGCAATTTCTTATGAATCTTGTACATCTCTGGTAAATCTGGTTTATGGTAACAATTTTCCCATATTCAAAAATAAACGGTGAAATTGGACCTACTGTAAATGTTTCTCAAAACATACCATGGATTCATCACTTACTAAATCAAATGATGTGTTCCCATAGACCAAACATTCTTAACCAGAGATTAATTTATTTAGACCCATTTTTACGCTACATAGATGATTTGTAAAAACTTGTGATGGATCTAAAAGGTTAATTCTCTTAAAGTAAAAGTAGTGGATGAAGAAAATCCTCAAAACATGGTATGGGAATAAATAAAGAAAAGTTTAGTCACcaattatataataaaaaaaatttaaaagtcaGTAATTCAAGTCACGATAGGGCTAAGTGTTGGAAGTAATATATATCATGATCTTGTTgggtatgataaaaaaaaaaaaaaatgtcaataacAATCAATATACTAATCTTTTCATCTGAATACCTCTTTATTTTATGATTCTCACCATATAATATCACTGAAATATCTCCTTTTTTCAGCTCTGTCTTATAAATGTTATTCCTGCTTCTCCACTAACTCTACAACATGTAATGCGTCTGAGATTGAATGTCTTGGAAATCGATGCATGACCACTTCCCAATATTATGACAGAAGTGAGTGTAACTTATTTCTTCTTTAAGAAAATTATGATGTCACCCTCTCAGTTCTTGTTTTCTgatgtttattttctttttttgtagAAGTTAATGTGTTTAAATCAATACTGAAAAGCTGTGCAAATGAAACCATGTGTGGGACCAACGGCTCAGCAGCAATGGACAATATAAAGTATCGATTTTATGCCAAATGCTGCACTGGAGAGTTATGCAACACTGATGGATATGAACGTAAGTGTCACAATGAAAATACCCATTTTGGAAAAAATGACTGACAAAACCAAAATATTACTCAAGTTCAAAATCAAGCAAAGATTTCTATGAAATGGAGCGCATAACATTGAAGGGAATCTCTCaggaggattttgctatgtaattcaAAAACCGCAATACTATCTGCGTTttgtcagcagtagattatcactacaggactagctgCCTCATGCCTCCTAGTCCTGCTGCTCAATAGAAACTTGGTcataccactgattagcagctgtcaatttctgtcaatatacaggacTCAGCATTCTGagtactgctagatctgcagtaaatAAAATGGTGATTGTATCAAAATAATAGAATTAAGACCAGAAAATAACACATCACTAAAATAAAGGTTGCAGCttctagattatgctgctctcaaattacatagcaaaaatctgctgacagattccctttatatgtTTTAAGTCAATACGCAatccaaatatttcattttctgtatTTCTCCAGTTATTCCCGAAGATCCATCACCAAATGGTGTGAAATGTCCATTTGCCTACTGTATCGGCACCTTTGAGGAATGTAACAGTACCAAAGAGATAAACTGCACTGGATCCATGAACAGATGTTTCCAATATAGGGGACAAGTACATTATCTTGGTAAGCAATATGTATGATCTAATTAGATTTTATGGTGTTTGAAAGCAAAAGTTGTGTTAGTATCAATCCATGTAAAGCAAAAGGTTTATAGAGCTCCTGTGTAGTTATGAGCCCAAACTGTAAAATTCAGGGTCCGTACCAGACACCTAACATCCTTGCATTGTCCTCTAACAAGGTCTTCTTAGGAAAGTCCATACTACTTTTCGGGTTTTGCTGCCcggataaaacaaaaaataaaaaaatggaaaaaggaagCAAAGTGGGGATAATAGGGGAACAACTATACTTACCGAATTTCCACACAGCTGCCACACTGTTTCCAGGTCTGCTCATTGCATCTTATGAGTATTCACTGTTTCCCTTGCCAATCTTATGTGACAGCATCTGGGAATAGTTGCAGTCAGAAAGCGCCCCAAACATCTTGTCCCGACATGTGTAATTGGCTACCCTCACACTATCTCTCTAGGTTATCAAAGTGgaataacaaaataaataaataattggtaaaaatggcttagagtcctccatatattttgatacccagcacagataaagccgaaagctggaggctgcagcccccagctgtctgcatcatcttggcagtgtatcaaaattagagggactCCAGGATGCTTTTTATaactattgaaataaataattgatAAAATGGCATCGCGtcttgtggggtgggccagcatgtcagccaatcccagacacacacacagctaagtggacttttagccagagaagcaacggcatgtgtgataggatgtccatgtcacatgtccctgcattataaaaccggacattttcctccagcacgccattatctgccttctgcgtccttggtgtcagacatcactggcgcagctcctatcgccgatactgctgtatacgctccatacacagcgctggacagcttagggatagcaatttctatcagtccttttaaagggaacctgtcatcagaaatttcgcccaaaagctaaaagattccccctctgcagctcctgggctgcattctaggaaggtccctgttattattgtgctccatgtgagaccaaaataaagcctttataaagttctacctttttgtatgcagcttctgtaaatccgtcacgggggcgggctctctgccgtccgttattctgcctcctggtcctgtatgccgccccccatcgctcctttccatatctgatgcaccgcccactgctccagccatccccgcgcatgcccagtgccagtctcacaggactgagcagtttgaccgctggtgacgtgtgcgcaggcaagtgattatggacgggactgtgactgttatcagcaagtacccggccataatctcttgagcgcgcaaacctaaccagcggtcacactgtgctcaggatttatgctagactgtatgggctgcttccagggatgacgtccctttgtcatgtgatagtatttcgaacacgcccctatcacatgacaaagggacgtcatacctggaagcagcccatacagtctagcataaatcctgagcacagtgtgaccgctggttaggtttgcgcgctcaagagattatggccgggtacttgctgataacagtcacagtcccgtccataatcacttgcctgcgcacacgtcaccagcggtcaaactgctcagtcccatgagactggcactgggcatgcgcggggatggctggagcagtgggcggtgcatcagatatggaaaggagcgatgggggcggcgtacaggaccagggggcaaaataacggacggcagagagcccgcccccgtgacggatttacagaagctgcatacaaaaaggtagaactttataaaggctttattttggtctcacatggggcacaataataacagggaccttcctagaatgcagcccaggagctgcagagggggaatcttttagcttttgggcgaaatttctgatgacaggttccctttaagggctcataccggcagggtcagagccatagagtttaacagctacacaagatgacagcgtctgtgtagctaagatcagggatttcctcgctgcatttccccattaggaaggatagaaaggcaggcttccattcctctacccagagacccacaaccctgccactgtaccctcctgtcctctgcacactttaactcattataactaagccattatactagcaaacactgagtgtacctagtgtcagcctaaacgtggctattggacttctgtatagtcacactagtgcaaagatatttgcagcacgtctgcctgcattgcacactacaactcattgttactaagccattatactagcaaacactgagtgaacttagtggcatcctaaccgtggctattggacttctgtatagtcccactagtgcaaagatatttgcagaacgtctgcctgcattgcacactccaactcattgttactaagccattatactagcaaacactgagtgaacttagtggcatcctaaacgtggctattggacttctgtatagtcccactagtgcaaagatatttgcagcacgtctgcctgcattgcacactcaagctcattataactaagccattatactagcaaacactgagtgaaattagtggcatcctaaacgtggctattggacttctgtatagtcccactagtgcaaagatatttgcagcacgtctgcctgcattgcacactccaactcattgttactaagccattatactagcaaacactgagtgtacttagtggcatcctaaacgtggctattggacttctgtatagtcccactagtgcaaagatatttgcagcacgtctgcctgcattacacactccaactcattgttactaagccattatactgacaaacactgagtgaacttagtggcatcctaaacgtggctattggacttctgtatagtcccactagtgcaaagatatttgcagcacgtctgcctgcattgcacactccaactcattgttactaagccattatactagcaaacactgagtgaacttagtggcatcctaaacgtggctattggacttctgtatagtcccactagtgcaaagatatttgcagcacgtctgcctgcattgcacactcaagctcattataactaagccattatactagcaaacactgagtgaaattagtggcatcctaaacgtggctattggacttctgtatagtcccactagtgcaaagatatttgcagcacgtctgcctgcattgcacactccaactcatttttactaagccattatactagcaaacactgagtgtacttagtggcatcctaaacgtggctattggacttctgtatagtcccactagtgcaaagatatttgcagcacgtctgcctgcattgcacactccaactcattgttactaagccattatactgacaaacactgagtgaacttagtggcatcctaaacgtggctattggacttctgtatagtcccactagtgcaaagatatttgcagcacatctgcctgcattgcacactcaaactcattataactaagccattatactagcaaacactgagtgaacttagtggcatcctaaacgtggctattggacttctgtatagtcccactagtgcaaagatatttgcagcacgtctgcctgcattgcacactcaaactcattataactaagccattatactagcaaacactgagtgaacttagtggcatcctaaacgtggctattggacttctgtatagtcccactagtgcaaagatatttgcagcacgtctgcctgcattgcacactccaactcattgttactaagccattatactagcaaacactgagtgaacttagtggcatcctaaccgtggctattggacttctgtatagtcccactagtgcaaagatatttgcagaacgtctgcctgcattgcacactccaactcattgttactaagccattatactagcaaacactgagtgaaattagtggcatcctaaacgtggctattggacttctgtatagtcccactagtgcaaagatatttgcagcacgtctgcctgcattacacactccaactcattgttactaagccattatactgacaaacactgagtgaacttagtggcatcctaaacgtggctattggacttctgtatagtcccactagtgcaaagatattttcagcacatctgcctgcattgcacactcaaactcattataactaagccattatactagcaaacactgagtgaacttagtggcatcctaaacgtggctattggacttctgtacagtcccactagtgcaaagatatttgcagcacgtctgcctgcattgcacactccaactcattgttactaagccattatactagcaaacactgagtgaacttagtggcatcctaaacgtggctattggacttctgtatagtcccactagtgcaaagatatttgcagcacgtctgcctgcattgcacactcaagctcattataactaagccattatactagcaaacactgagtaaaattagtggcatcctaaacgtggctattggacttctgtatagtcccactagtgcaaagatatttgcagcacgtctgcctgcattgcacactccaactcattgttactaagccattatactagcaaacactgagtgtacttagtggcatcctaaacgtggctattggacttctgtatagtcccactagtgcaaagatatttgcagcacgtctgcctgcattgcacactccaactcattgttactaagccattatactgacaaacactgagtgaacttagtggcatcctaaacgtggctattggacttctgtatagtcccactagtgcaaagatatttgcagcacatctgcctgcattgcacactcaaactcattataactaagccattatactagcaaacactgagtgaacttagtggcatcctaaacgtggctattggacttctgtatagtcccactagtgcaaagatatttgcagcacgtctgcctgcattgcacactcaaactcattataactaagccattatactagcaaacactgagtgaacttagtggcatcctaaacgtggctattggacttctgtatagtcccactagtgcaaagatatttgcagcacgtctgcctgcattgcacactccaactcattgttactaagccattatactagcaaacactgagtgaacttagtggcatcctaaccgtggctattggacttctgtatagtcccactagtgcaaagatatttgcagaacgtctgcctgcattgcacactccaactcattgttactaagccattatactagcaaacactgagtgaacttagtggcatcctaaacgtggctattggacttctgtatagtcccactagtgcaaagatatttgcagcacgtctgcctgcattgcacactcaagctcattataactaagccattatactagcaaacactgagtgaaattagtggcatcctaaacgtggctattggacttctgtatagtcccactagtgcaaagatatttgcagcacgtctgcatgcattgcacactccaactcattgttactaagccattatactagcaaacactgagtgtacttagtggcatcctaaacgtggctattggacttctgtatagtcccactagtgcaaagatatttgcagcacgtctgcctgcattgcacactccaactcattgttactaagccattatactgacaaacactgagtgaacttagtggcatcctaaacgtggctattggacttctgtatagtcccactagtgcaaagatatttgcagcacatctgcctgcattgcacactcaaactcattataactaagccattatactagcaaacactgagtgaacttagtggcatcctaaacgtggctattggacttctgtatagtcccactagtgcaaagatatttgcagcacgtctgcctgcattgcacactccatctcattgttactaagccattatactagcaaacactgagtgaacttagtggcatcctaaacgtggctgttggacttcagtattgtcccactggtgccaagctatttctagcacctgtgcaggacaccctcctgctctgtttttaataagctataatgatagcaaaaaatactgccatttagtggcatcatagaactggctgttgtatttcattattgtcccactggtgccaagctatttctagcacctctgcatgacaccctcatgcacattttgctacactaatgttatagcaaactcagggaattcattgctgcatttgataattcggagg from the Anomaloglossus baeobatrachus isolate aAnoBae1 chromosome 11, aAnoBae1.hap1, whole genome shotgun sequence genome contains:
- the LOC142256416 gene encoding uncharacterized protein LOC142256416, with the protein product MIHVCRQQDTQKRIREATHSSKMKSLIASLCLISTLVVSALSYKCYSCFSTNSTTCNASEIECLGNRCMTTSQYYDRKVNVFKSILKSCANETMCGTNGSAAMDNIKYRFYAKCCTGELCNTDGYELIPEDPSPNGVKCPFAYCIGTFEECNSTKEINCTGSMNRCFQYRGQVHYLGDTWKNVSAMGCTNYVGCKYNVHYIMAAPQRPGIKIIC